In Girardinichthys multiradiatus isolate DD_20200921_A chromosome 10, DD_fGirMul_XY1, whole genome shotgun sequence, the sequence TTATATAACTAGAGTTTAATCTGTTCTGAATCATGCAGTGAGCACAGAGCTGGGGAGTAGGGGGCAGGGTGGTTTTTAATTGTTTGGGAATTTATTAGGtcaataaagcttttcaaatATTCAAAACATCAAATATCTTAaagttaaaagataaaaagcaaataatcTAACAGTACTTTACAGGACAAAAGAACGTGAAGCGAAGAAACATTCAAAACAGTGTGCAAACATATACggtgaattaaaaataattcatactatttttttcacattttgtcaaattacagcCAAACTTAAataagttttaaatgttttgaaaaataaaacttgaaagtgtggcatgcatttggacccagacccctttactctggTACCAATAAACTCCAGTGTAAACCtgaggtttcttagagaacattactgaacaaagCATAACGACCAAGAAGCCCATGGCAACTCTTCAGGAGATGCACAGATCCACAGCTCGTGGGGGAGATTGTGTCAACAGGTCAACTATTAGTTGTATTCTCCACTAACCTGGTTTTTATGGAAGATTGGCCAGAAGACAGCCATcgctaaaataagaaaaaataagaaatgctgCTTGAAGTTTGCTAAAAGCCATCCAGGGGACACAAAAAACTTGGTCAAAAAATCTGGTCAGACTTTTTGGGctgaatgcaaaaaaaaaaaaaaaattttttgtgGGAAATTCatgcacattaccctgaacaaaCCATCTCCATGTGACACATGGGGGTGGCAGTCTCATGCTGTGAGCATGTGTTTATTCAGTGGGGAGGGGGAAGCTAGtcagagatgatgggaagatggatgaaccgaaatacaggacaatgctgaaagaaaacatattagaggctgcagaaaacttgagactggggtgaagcttcaccttccagcaggacaactctaaacatacaaccagagctacaatagaatggttcagATCGAAGTATTCTCAAGTGTTAAAATGGTCTAGTTAAAGTTCAAACCTgaatccaaatgagaatctgtgactTTAAACATGATGTTTACTGACGACCTCCATCTAATCTCACTGAGCTTTAACCATTTTGCTGATAAAAATTGGCAAAACTTTAaacctctagatgtgcaaagctgggaAATGCATACCCCAAAATAACTTGAGTTGTACTAGCAGTGAAAGGTGGCTGTACAAAGTATTGTTTATGGAggctgaatacagatgcatgccacacttttaaaaAATTTGTATTGTTAAAATGGAgaacaaaaatatacattttcttcCCTTGTCACAGGTTTGTTTGTtctggtctattacataaactCTTAATGGTTGATGTTCAAggctgtaacatgaaaaaatgtgaaatggttgaaatgcttttgcaggacacaatattttcaattaatttctttattattcTGCAAACAAAacgaaaataaaatctgttagcTCATCATTTAGATAAAAATCTTGTGGTTTGGTACTTTAAggaataaaaaattgaaaaataaaagtcctttggaaagaacagaaaactttgaaatatgtcagttttcTACGAGagtgtaaatgttttataaaataatttaagttttgttttctgttttctgcaggTAGCAAGACGAAGGAAGGAGTTGTGTCATCAGTAAACACAGGTAAGAAAAGCTCCATTTGAAACACAAACTGCACAAGCATCATTCAGGCTATATactatctgtttttttttatttgccctTCTGATCCTAGCTAatacaaaactgtttaaaaatatagtaattaactaattaaatgcaacaaacatcgataatgaaaaaaaatgtgctgcaagttctttgatagaagaaataattttaaatacaacagaaaacaaaagcattCACACCTTATGTCCTTAAGCTCTATGATAATTTTTACTTTAGGAGAATTGCTAACAGTATATGCTGATTGCTACTCtgtttaaaaacagagaaaatttgTGAGTTTCTAGATTCCAGATTCCCAGGATCTGATGGATAGAAAACGTAGGAAAACCATCCAAAACGATTCAGGATTAATTCCAAGGCGAGGGTACGATTTTTACCTGCCGCAGCGTCCATTTTGAAATATAATGAGCACCCTGGCAGAAGACCCAGAATGGTTCcacattttacagaaaaccAGACCTCAATTCACCAAAGTGCATTCTGACAAGCTCCAAAAGTTCTTGGAGATTGCCCTTTGGACTGACGAGATGGATCTTAAGTTTTTTGTTGAGTCACATCAGCTCCATGTTAACAGAAGGAGAAatgaagctttaaaataaaatatcactAAAAGAGAAACATGGAGCAGTCTGCATCTGGTAGAAGGGAACCTAGTGTCTGTGCAGGGCTCCATAGGATCAGTCACCCTGGAGTGAAACTATTTCACCCACTGTCAGAAAGCTTAGCTAATAGGTCCTCCAACTGCatgacacaaaacaaacagctaaCACCTCCTAAGGATGGCTTGATCTTTCCCCAGATGTTAATCATGTTGAACATTTATAAAAAGCTCTGAAAATTTCAGTCTGGAGATACCATTCTTCAAAGCTCAGTTTGCTCACGAAAACTGGGTCAAACTACCTTCTGGCAGATGGAAATGTCTCAAGATTGCTTTTCTAACACCTTCTGCTACTCATTAAATGAGGCGTATCATTTGTTTTGTCCATCAAATTTTAAATTGTTACattgatataaaatatttaactaaatTAATTATCTAAATTGAAGtctgatttgttttaaatgtgcaatAAAGAATGAGGACTAATTTTAACTGACTACACTGTCTAcatctattttttattatgcCAGATTTGTTGATACAcccctttttgttttaaatattagaaACATATTAAACCTTTCAACAAAAATCCTTTTGCTCTCATCAGATTATTAGCATTCAAATTACATTCATGGATGCAGGTGAGAAACTCATCAGGTACCTGGAAATGCTTCAGGTTTACTAAGCATCAGACTCAGTCttgattttttctttaatgtttttcttctttgtaaagATTGAAGGCTCttaaacattcaaacatgaTTCTGACTGCAAGGTCAAAAATAGCCCTTTGGATTTGAAAAGATTGTTGACCCCTGGACCAAAAAACTGACCTCTACTTCTGAAAACTGAGATGGTTGTGCTTGATCTCCACTGCAGGAAAGATGCGAACGCCACAGAAACCCACCCCAAAAATCCCAATTATCATCCAACCACTAAATTAGCTGTATTGTACAGCAGTGAAAAATGAGGGACTATGTATGATACATAGTCACAAAAGTGTTCATGTGTATATGTGTTAGTTGGACAGTTTTTCAGTGTACTGACCTCTGTCATCTCTCTCTGTGTCAGTGGCCAACAGGACCGTGGACCAGGCCAACATCGTTGGAGACACAGCAGTCTCCGGAGCCAACGAAGTGTCACAGGCAACCGTCGAGGGGGTTGAGAACGTCGCTGCATCAACCGGGCTGGTCAGTCAGGTCAGTTACTATGGTAATGGTACATAGGTCAGCCCGCATGTTTTATGCAGGGGGTCTTTAAGATTGAACGACAGAAACTTGGAGTTGAACCTTGTGATCGTAGATTATTAGCTGCTATTCAGTCTTCAGCCACTAGATGGAGACATTacctttgcaaaaaaaaaaagaaaatattttcaacgTAACACTGAAAATGCAGTGTTTTAACATTACTCCCCTCAGTATTATGTGCTAGGTTAACTAATCTTAGTTGTCATCCCATAGATTTTTATTCTGGCTGCAAGTCTGAGTCCACCTAAAgcataaaacataataaaacgtCTTAGACTCTTCAATAACTATTTTCTTACAACAAAGAATCAACTGCATGTAAAACACAAGGCTATTTCACTTAGAAggctgctgacttgacagttttcCAGCAGAGAGTTATTGAGACTT encodes:
- the sncgb gene encoding synuclein, gamma b (breast cancer-specific protein 1) isoform X3, producing MDVLMKGFSMAKEGVVAAAEKTKAGMEEAAAKTKEGVMYVGSKTKEGVVSSVNTVANRTVDQANIVGDTAVSGANEVSQATVEGVENVAASTGLVSQGEYGGMEQGGEGGEGY